Below is a window of Deinococcus sonorensis KR-87 DNA.
CGTGTCGCACAGCGGGCGGGCGGCCTCCACGATCCGGCGGATCACGTCCTCCTCGGCGCCGCTGGGACCCGTGACGTCCACCAGGCGGCGCAGGTGAGACAGCACGGACGAGAACTCGGTGTCGGTGGGGTGAGCTGTGGTCATGACATCTCCAGCAGCGTCGTCAGGACGCGGGGTGAGGGGCAAAAGAGGCGCAAGTTACTTGAGGTCCCAGTCCTGGTACAGGAAGCCCCAGACCGGGTGGTGGCTGAAGTGCTGAAGCTTCGGATTCACAAAATCGTAGGCCACCGGGTGGTACAGCGGCACCACCGGGTAGTCCGCCAGAATCATCTTCTGGGCCTTCTGGTAGAGCGGCACGCTGGCCTTGAGGTTCACGCCCTGCGCCTGGTCGAGCAGCGCGTCGACGGCCTTGTTCTTGTAGCCCGAGAGGTTCCAGCTGCCGGGCGCGTACTGGTTGGACTTGAACAGGATCGGCAGGAAGTCCGAGGCGTCCGGGTACGCCTGATACCACCCGGAGAGCCCGATGGCGGTGGTGCCGGGCGTGGTCATGGTGTTGATCCACTCGGCCTGCGGCAGCGTCTTGATGCTGGCCTTGATGCCGATCACCGCGAGCTGCTGCTGCACCGCCTGGGCGATCTTGGTCAGGTCACCGTCGGTGCTGGTGAGCAGGGTGGTGCTCACGCCGTTCTTGAGGCCCGCCTGCGCCATCAGCGCCTTGCCCTTGGCCGGGTCGTAGCCCACGTCCTTCACGGTGGGGTCGTTGCCCGCCAGTCCCAGCGGCAGAATCTGGGTGGCGATCTTGCCGCGCCCGTTGATCAGCTGCAGGATGCGCTTCTTGTCGATGGCGTGGCTGACCGCCTCGCGCACCAGTTTGTTGTCGAAGGGGGCCTTCTGGGTGTTCATGTACACGTAGTACGTGCCGATCTGCACCGCGTCGTGCACATAGGACTTGTACTGAGGACTCTGCAGGATCGAGGCAAACTGGGCGCTGGGCACGCCGCTGCCGAGCACGTCCACCCCGCCGCGCTGGGCCCGCAGCAGCGCCACCTGATCGCTCAGGCTCAGCAGGATGTGCACCTCGTCGAGCTTGGCGGCGTGGGCCTTGTCAAAGTAGTTGGGGTTCTTGACCAGCACCATCTCCTGCCCCGGCACCCACGACTTGAGCAGGAACGGCCCGTTGCCCACCACGTGGTGCGAGTAGTCCTGCGGCCACTTCTCGGCGGCCTTGCGGTCCACCGCCGACGCGAAGGGCGTTGCGAGGTAGTTCAGGAAGGTGCGGTCCGGCTTGATCAGCTGAAAACTGATGGTGTAGGGGTCGGGCGTCTTGATGCCGCTGACGTCCTTGGCCTTGCCGTCCACGAAGGCGGCGGCCCCCTCCAGATTGCCGAACCAGCCGGCCTTTCCGCTCTGGGGCGACTTGCTCTTGGGATCAAGCACCCGCTCAATGGCGTATTTGAAGGCGGCGGCGTCGGTCGGCTCACCGTCGGCGAACTTGATGCCCTTCTTGATGTGGAAGGTGTAGGTCTTGCCGTCCTTGCTGACCTGCCCCAGATCGGTGGCCGCCCACGGCACCAGGGTCGTGCCTTCACGGTAGGTCAGCAGCGTGACAAAGAGGGCGTGCTCCACCGGCCAGTTCTGCACGTCGTCGCCGATGGCCGGGTCGAGGGTGTGCATGTCCGCCGAGTAGGCGACGGTCACGCTTTTGACGGCGAGGGCGGGGCTGGCGGCCAGGGCGACCGTCAGCGGAAGGGCACCGAGCAGGAAACGTTTCACAACAGCACTCCTAGAGAAAGAGGGCGAAAGGACGGCACACCCGCCCTCTTATTTGAGCTTCCAGTCCTGATAGACGTAGTTCCACACCGGGTGGAGATCGGTGTTCGTCAGGCGCGGGTTGATGAAGTTGTACTGAACCGTGTTGTACAGCGGCACCCACGGGTAATCCGCCAGAATCTGCTTCTGCGCTTTCTGGTAGCCGGGCAACGCCTGTTTGAGCGGCTGACCGCGCAGCGCCTGAAGCTGCTGGTCCACCGCCGGATTCTTGTAGTTGGCGAGGTTGAAGCCGCCCGGCTGGATGTAGGCGGCCTCGAACAGCACGTCGAGAAAATCCGAGGGGTCCGGGTAATCCTGGAACCACGCCGAGATGCCGATGCTGGTGCTGCCGGGCGTGGTGATGGTGTTGATGTACTCGGCGCCCGGCAGGGCCTTGATGTCCACCTTCATGCCGATGGCGGAGAGCTGCTGCTGCACCGCCTGCGCCAGCTTGGGACCGGGCTCGTCGGCCATGGTGATCAGCGTCAGCGTCTGGGAGGCGTCGTAGCCGGCCTGCTTCAGCAGGTCTTTGGCTTTGGTCGCGTTTGGGGTACCGGCTGGAATGCTGGGGTCATAGCCGGGCATGCCCGGCGGCAGAATCTGCCCGGTGGCCTTGCCGCGCCCGTTGACGAGCTGCACCATGCGGGCCTTGTCGATGGCAGCGTTCACCGCCTCGCGCACCAGCTTGTTGTTGAAGGGAGCCTTCTGGGTGTTCATGAACACGTAGTACGTCCCGACCTGCACCAGGCTCTTGACGTACGCCTTGTACTGCGGGTTGGAGGTGATCGCCGCGAACTGCGCCGAGGGAATGCCGTTGCCGAGCACATCCACCTGACCACGCTGGGCGCGCAGCAGCGCCACCTGCTCGCTGAGCCCCAGCGAGAACTCGATCCGGTCAATCTGGGCCGCGTTGGCCTTGTCGAAGTAGGTGGGGTTCTTGACCAGCACCACCCGCTGGCCCGGCACCCACGAGTCGAGCAGGAACGGCCCGTTGCCCACCACGTGGTGCGAGAAATCGCTGCCCCATTTCTCGGCGGCCTGGCGCGGCACCGCCGCCGAGAACGGGGTGGCCAGCACGTTCAGGAAGGTGCGGTCCGGTTTGACCAGCTGAAACTGAATGGTGTAGGGATCGGGCGTCTTGATGCCGCTCACCGTCTTGGCTTTGCCGGCCACGAAATCGGCCGCGCCCACCAGGTTGCCGTACCAGCCCCCGGTGCCGCCCTGCGGCGATTTGGTCTTGGGGTTGAGGACCCGCTCGATGGCGTATTTGAAGGCGGCGGCGTCGGTCGGCTCACCGTCGGCGAACTTGATGCCTTTCTTGATGTGGAAGGTGTAGGTCTTGCCGTCCTTGCTGACCTGCCCCAGGTCGGTGGCCGCCCAGGGCCTCAGGTCAGTGCCTTTGCCGTAGGTCAGCAGCGTGACGAACAGGGCGTGCTCCACCGGCCAGTTCTGCACGTCATACCCAATGGCCGGATCGAGGCTCTGAAAATCCGAAGGATAACTGACCGTCACGGTGCTGCCCGCCGCGAGGGCGGAGCCCAACGACAGGGCCAGCATCAGACCGAAAGCGGACAGCGCGGCAGGCTTGGGCATAGGACTCCTTGGTGATGGACGAGGGCGAAGGGACAGAAGCTTAAATGGTGATGCGCGGGTCGACCCAGCTGTAGATCAGGTCCACCAGAATGTTGGCCAGCACGATGCACAGCGCGGAGAAGAGGACGGTGCCCATGATCATTGGCAGGTCAATGTTCTGCACCGCTTGCCAGGCCAGGGTGCCGATGCCGGGCCAGCCGAACACCTGCTCGATGATCAGCGCCCCGCCCAGCAGCAGGCCGAGGTCCAGGGCCGTCATGGTGATCAGTGGGCGCAGGGCGTTCCGGAAGGCGTGCTTGAACATCACCCGCCCGGGCGACACACCCTTGGCGCGGGCGGTGCGGATGTAGTCCTCACCCATCACTTCGAGCAGGCTGGCCCGGCCCATCCGGGCGTAGTAGCCGGCACCGGACAGCCCCAGCGTCAGGGCCGGCAGCAGCAGGCTGATCGGCCCGGCCTCGGCGCCGCCGAGCGGCAGAATCGGGTACTTGAAGCCGAAGATGTACAGCAGGATGATGCCCAGCCAGAACGACGGCACCGCCAGGGTCAGCAGCACGAAGGTGCTGGCCAGCCCGTCCACGGCGCGCAAACGGGTGCCGGCAGCCAGCAGCCCGATTGAGGCGCCGATCAGCACCTCGAACGCGAGCCCGCCCAGGGCCAGGGCCAGCGTGTAGGGAAAACGCTGCAGGATGGTCGGCAACACCAGCTGCTCGGTTTTGTAGGAGCGGCCCAGATCGCCGCGCACCGCGTGGCTGAGAAAGCGGCCGTACTGCACGGTGAACGGCTGGTCCAGGCCGAGCTGGTGCGAGATGCTGCGGACCGTCTCGGCGGTCGCGTTGGGCCCCGCGATCATTCGGGCCGGATTGGCCGGCACCTTGTACCCGACAAAGAACGTCAGCAGCGAGGCGAAGAGGAGCACCACCACGCTCCAGGCCAGACGACGGGCCAGAAAGGTCAGCATTCAGGTCGCCTTCTTTCCGCTCTTGACGTCGAGGGCGTCGCGCAGGCCGTCTCCGAGCAGGTTGAAACTCAGCACCGAGAGCCCCAGGAAAATGCCGGGGAAGATCACCAGCCACGGACTGACGGTCAGGTACTGCGAGCCGTCCGAGATCATGTTGCCCCAGTCGGGCGTGGGCGGCTGCACCCCGATGCCGACGTACGACAGCGCCGCCACGAACAGCACGGTGGTCGAGAAGTTAAGGGTGCTGTAGACCATCACCTGACCGAGAATCTGCGGCAGGGCGTGCCGGAAGATGATCCGCGTGTCGCTGGCGCCCAGCGCCCGGGCCGCCTCGACGTACTCGCGCCGGCGCACCGAGAGCAGTTCGGCCCGGATCACCCGTGCCAGATAGAACCAGCCCACCCCCCCGATCACGCCGATGATCACCCCGATGCCGGGCCGCAGCACCGCCGCCAGGAAGGCCGCCAGCAGCAGCACCGGAAAGCTGATCAGCACGTCGGTGACGCGCATGATCAGCGTGTCGGCCAGCCCGCCGAAGTACCCGGCCAGCGTGCCGAGCACCAGGGCGATGCTGGTGGCGATCAGGTTGGAGAGCACCGCGACCAGCAGCGACGTGCGGGTCCCGAAGATCAGGCGGCTGTACAGGTCGCGGCCCAGGGCGTCGGTCCCGAACCAGAAGGTGTGCGTCGGCGGCAGCGGCGCTCCAAGTTCAGACAGTCCATTCGGGTACTGCACCGCCGGGTCGTGCGGCGCCAGCCACGGCGCGAAGATGCAGATGATGATCAGCACCGCCGTGATCAACAGACCCAACAGCGCGCCGCGCTGCCGGCGGAACCGGCGCCACGCTGCGGACGACGCGCCCCTGGATTTCAGCTGCGGCCGGGGCATCGGAGGAGCATCAACGTTCACAATAAACCTCGCTGAACAGCTGGAGGCGGGCCCGGGTGAGGGTCGCCCGGGTGAATTCAGACCAGTGAAACCGCGAAGCTCCCGGCCTCGACGTCCGCCAGGAACCGCTTGAGTGCGTCGAAGTACGTCTGTGGGTCGTCCCACATGCTCAGGTGGCTACCGGCCTCGCAGATCGAGACGCGGCTGTTCGGCATCCGGCGGCCCATCTCCTCGATGTCCTCCGGGCGCATGGTGTCGTGGCGGCCCACCGACAGCAGCGTGGGCACCGTGATGCGGTGCAGGTCGGCCCAGCGGTCCCAGTCCTTGAAGGTCCCGGTCACCACAAACTCGTTGGCCCCCTGCATGGTGTTGTACACCGGCGTGGCGAGGTGCCCGAACATGCGCTGCACCGGCTCGGGCCACGGCACCACCCGGCAGATGTGCTGGTTGTAGAGCTGGGTGAGCAGTTCAGTGTATTCCGGGTGGTCCAGCGTGCCGGCCTCCTCGTGGCGCAGCATGGTCTGCACGTCCTCGGGGGCCATCCGGCCGCGCAACTCGCCCAGGTAGGTGAGGTACGAGGCGATGCTGGCGGTCATGTTGCTGACGATCAGGCCCTTGAGGTGCTGCTGGTACTTCAGGGCGTACTCCAGCCCCAGCATGCCGCCCCAGGAATTGCCGAACAGGTAGAACTGCTCCAGCCCCAGCGCGGCCCGCACCTGCTCCACCTCCTCGCGGAAGCGCTCCACCGTCCAGAGTGACGCGTCGTCCGGCTGGTCGGAGTAGTAGCTGCCCAGCTGATCGTAGTAGTAGAAGGTGTACTCGTCCGGCGAGAGCCACTGCTCGAAACACTCGAAATACTCGTGGGTACAGCCGGGACCACCGTGCAGCAGCAGCAGGGTGATGGGCCCGTGCCCGACCTTGCGGGTATACACCGTGTACCGCTGGTCCACGGAGATCCGCTGAACGTTCGCTTCCTCTGATCCGGTCATGTCCAGCTCCTGTCAGGCCCCGCTCAGGATGATTGGCGCTTCCCACTACAGCGACGACGTGATTCAGTGATGGATTGAAGAGTAACGGAAATTTACTGTATCGTCAACCGAAGCGAAATCCATCTACAAAAACGGAGGTTTGAGGAATTTATGCTTCCAAGACAGATCGCCCCGGACCTTGACGACATCGACCGGACCCTGCTGGAACTGCTGCAGGAAGACGCGGACCAGAACCACGCCGACATGGCCGCGCGGGTGGGCCTCTCGGCGGCCGGCGTCCACAAGCGGCTCAAGCGGCTGCGCCAGGAGGGCTACGTGCGCCGGCTCACGGCCCAGCTGGACCGCAGCCGGCTGGGCCTGGACCTGCTGTGCTTTCTAAAGATCACGTTTCGCAGCAACCTGCAGCCGGAGAACCTGGTGGACCTGCAGCGCGCCATCCGGGCGCTGCCGGAGGTGCTGGAGTGCTACACCCTGACCGGCAGCAGCGACGCGATCCTGAAGGTGGCCGTCACCGACCACATCGCGCTGCGCGACTTCCTGAGCCGGCTGTCGCTGCAGCAGCAGGTGATTGAGCGGGCCGAGACCTGCATCGCGCTGGAGGAATTCAAGGAAGGTGGCGCGCTGCCCCTCCGGGACCCGGCGTGAGCGCCCCCGCCGACCTGAATGCCGAGGGCATCCGCTACCTGCGGGTGCTGTGGTCGGACAACGCCAACGTCATCCGGGCGCGGGCGGTGCGGACCACCCAGCTGCCCGGCACCCAGGTGAGCATCTCGGCCGGGCAGCTCGCCCTGCCGGTGATGCAGGACAGCGTGGTGCCGGGCGCCGGACTGGGGCCGGTGGGCGAGGCGCAGCTGATGCCCGACTGGAGCACCCTGCGCCGCCTGCCCTACGCGCCGGGCGAGGCGCAGGTGCTGGGTGACCTGTGGCAGGACGGGCAGCCGTGGGCACATTGCCCGCGCACCTTTCTGAAGCGGCAGATTCAGCAGCTCGGGGAGCGGGGTCTGAGTGTCCAGGCGGCCTTCGAGAACGAGTTCTACCTGCTGCGGGCCGGGCCGGACGGGTATCGGCCGGCCGACACCACGGTGTATGCCCAGACCGGCAGCATGAACCTGCACCGGGCCTTCATTCACGCGCTCACCGACGCGCTGGAGCAGCAGGGGCTGGTGCCGGAACTGTACTACCCCGAGTCGGGGCCGGGCCAGCAGGAGCTGTCGGTGCGCCACACCGACGCCCTGGGCAGCGCCGATCAGCAGGTGGTGTTCCGCGAGACGGTGCGCGGCGTGGCCCAGGCGCACGGCTACGTGGCCTGCTTCCTGCCCAAGGTGTTCGAGGCGTCGGCCGGCAGCGGCTGCCACATCAACCTGAGCCTGTGGCGCAATGGGCAGAACCAGACCGGCGACCCGGGTGATCCCACCGGCCTGTCGGAAGAGGCGCGCCATTTCATCGCGGGGGTGCTGGCGCATCTGCCGGCGTTGTGCGCCCTGACGGTGCCCACGCCCAACTCGTACCGGCGGCTGCGGCCCCAGGCGTGGGCCGGTGCCTACCGCACCTGGGGCTACGGCAACCGGGAGGCGGCGGTGCGGGTCACCCGGGGCAGAGCCGGGGCCAGCCGCTTCGAGCTGAAAACCGCTGACGCCACGGCCAACCCCTACCTGGCGCTGGGCGCGCTGCTGGCCGCCGGGCTGGACGGCCTGACACAGCAGTTGCCGCTGCCCGACGAGGTCACGCGCGATCCGGGAAGCCTGACTCCGGAGCAGCGGCTGGAGCAGGGCATCGAGCCGCTGCCGGCCTCGCTGGACGCGGCCATGGCGGCGCTGGAACAGGACGGGGCGCTGCAAGGCGCGCTGGGCGCGGCGCGCGCACAAGCGTATCTGGCGGTGCGGCGGGCCGAATGGACGGCCCTCAAGGACCTGAGCCTCACGGATGAGCTGGCACTGCTGGCGGAACGGTACTGACATGCTGGAACTCGAACATCTGGCGTTCTACGATCACCACGCCCACGGGCTGTACCACGAGCCGCTGTGGCGCACGGCCCCGCTGGAGGCCTACTTCACCGAGGCCTACGACCCGCACATCCTGCAGCGCTTCGTGCCGGACACGCTGTTCTACCGCCGCAGCCTGCGCGATCTGAGTGAGCTGTACGGCTGTGACCCGAACGCGGACGCGCTGCGCGAGGTGCGCGCCGGGGTGGATTACCCGGCCCTGTGCCGCGACCTGTTCCAGCGGGCCAACATTCAACACCTGCTGCTGGACGACGGCTTCTGGCCGGACCGGCTGTGGAGCGTGGCGCAGGCCCGGGAGCGGCTGCCACTCCCGGTGCAGCGGGTGGTGCGCATTGAGAGCGAGCTGGAGCTGCTGCTGCCCCACCACGACGCGCCCGGCACTCTGCTGGACGCGCTGGAACAGGTGCTGCGCGAGGCGGGCCGCAGCGCCGCCGGGTTCAAGAGCATCATCGCGTACCGCACCGGGCTGGCGGTGGAGCCGCCGACCCCCGCCGCCCTGGAGCGCGGCTTCCGCCAGGACCGCGAACGCGGCGGACGGGTGCAGGACAAGGCGCTGCTGGACGCCGCGCTGCTGCGCGGGCTACAGGTGGCCACCGACCTGGGGCTGCCGGTGCAGTTCCACACCGGCTACGGCGATCCGGACCTGGACATGCGGCTGGCCAGCCCGCTGCATCTCAGGGGCGTGATCGAGACGCCGGCCTTCCGGGACCTGCAGGTGGTGCTGCTGCACTGCTACCCCTACGTCCGCGAGGCCGGGTATCTGGCGAGCGTGTACCGGGGCGTGTACCTGGACCTGGGGCTGACCATTCCCTACACCAGCGTGTCGGCGATGCAGACGGCGCTGCACGAGGCGCTGCACCTCTCCCCCATCAGCAAGCTCCTGATCTCGACCGACGCGCAGCGGACCCCGGAACTGTACTGGCTGGCGGCCCGCTGGGCCCGGCGGACCATTGGGGCGGTGCTGAGCCAGACGGTGGCGCTCGGCGACCTGACGAAAGCGGAGGCCGACTGGGCCGCGTCCCGGCTGCTGTGGGACAACGCGGTGGAACTGTACCGGGCCCCTGTGGCTGAGGAGCAGGCCAGCCATACGCCCTGACGCCAGCCGGCAGGTCAGGGCCACTGCACCCGAATATGAGCCGGCTGTACAGTCTGTCAGGCGCTGTTTTATAAGATGAGCAGCATGGCATCCTCACGAACCCTCCATCTCCTGCTCGTGGATGACAGTGAGCAAGATCAGCTGCTGGTCACCAGCGTGCTTCAGCAGTTGAAGCCCGCGCCGGCATACCGGACGGTGCAGACCTGCGAGGAGGCGCTGGAGCTCCTGCGCAAGCTCTCGGAGGTGGGCGAGCCGCTGCCGGACCTGCTGCTCCTCGACCTGCATCTGCCGCGCATGAACGGCCCGGAGCTGCTGCAGTGTCTCAAGGCGGATCCCACGTTTGCGTCAATGCCGGTCATCGTGTTCAGCACGTCGGCCTCCGCGCGCGACATCCGTCAGTGCTATCTGGAGCGCAGCGCCGCCTACATGGTCAAGCCCATTGAGTTCACGCAGCTGGCCGAAGCGCTGGAATGCCTGGTCGCGTTCTGGGGCAACCCCGCGGTGCGGCTGCCCAGCCACGTCCAGCGCGCTCGGCCGGCTTCCACCGCCTGAGCAGTGTGGACCCCCGGCCAGGGTCCAGCGGGCGTGCGGACCACGGCTCCGGAGGAATGACCCTGACCACGTGGGGAAAGAAGCGGGGCCGGCAGGGACGTTCCCTGCCGGCCCCGCCCGCATTCCGTTGCTCAGGCGGGCGTGCTCTCCGGCTGCACCTTCACCGGGGTGCCCATGAACAGGTTGTTCAACGACTCGCTGAGCGTCGGGTGCGAGAACACTCCCTCCCGCAGCTGCGTGGCCGTCACGCCGCCCATCATTGCCACCTCCAGCACGCTCAGCACCTCCCCGCCATCCAGGCCCAGCACCGTCGCCCCCAGCAGCTGATCGGTATGGTCGTCCACCACCGCCTTCATCAGCCCGCGCGTCTCGTCGGTCTCGATGGCGCGCGCCACGCGGGCCATCGGCAGGGTGTAGATGCGCACCGGGCGGTTCTGCTTGCGCGCCTCGGTTTCGCTCAGCCCCACCCGCGCCAGCTGCGGATCGGTGAAGACGGTGTACGGCACCGGTCGGTCGGAGGTGGAGCGGACCTTCCCGTGCAGCAGCGCGTCACGCAGAATGCGGTAGTCGTCGTAGGAGATGTGGGTGAAGGCGGGGCCGCCCTTGACGTCGCCCAGCGCGTACACCCCCTCCGCCGTGGTCTGCAGGTGCCCGTCCACGACGATGTACCCGTGGTCGTTCACCTCGATGCCCGCCTCCGCCAGCCCCATGTCATCGGTGTTGGGGGTCCGGCCGGCCGCCACCAGCAGGTGCGAGCCGCGCAGGGTCTGCTCGCCGTCCTTTCCCTGCACCACCAGCTCGACGCCTGCATCGGTGCG
It encodes the following:
- a CDS encoding ABC transporter substrate-binding protein produces the protein MKRFLLGALPLTVALAASPALAVKSVTVAYSADMHTLDPAIGDDVQNWPVEHALFVTLLTYREGTTLVPWAATDLGQVSKDGKTYTFHIKKGIKFADGEPTDAAAFKYAIERVLDPKSKSPQSGKAGWFGNLEGAAAFVDGKAKDVSGIKTPDPYTISFQLIKPDRTFLNYLATPFASAVDRKAAEKWPQDYSHHVVGNGPFLLKSWVPGQEMVLVKNPNYFDKAHAAKLDEVHILLSLSDQVALLRAQRGGVDVLGSGVPSAQFASILQSPQYKSYVHDAVQIGTYYVYMNTQKAPFDNKLVREAVSHAIDKKRILQLINGRGKIATQILPLGLAGNDPTVKDVGYDPAKGKALMAQAGLKNGVSTTLLTSTDGDLTKIAQAVQQQLAVIGIKASIKTLPQAEWINTMTTPGTTAIGLSGWYQAYPDASDFLPILFKSNQYAPGSWNLSGYKNKAVDALLDQAQGVNLKASVPLYQKAQKMILADYPVVPLYHPVAYDFVNPKLQHFSHHPVWGFLYQDWDLK
- a CDS encoding ABC transporter substrate-binding protein, with amino-acid sequence MPKPAALSAFGLMLALSLGSALAAGSTVTVSYPSDFQSLDPAIGYDVQNWPVEHALFVTLLTYGKGTDLRPWAATDLGQVSKDGKTYTFHIKKGIKFADGEPTDAAAFKYAIERVLNPKTKSPQGGTGGWYGNLVGAADFVAGKAKTVSGIKTPDPYTIQFQLVKPDRTFLNVLATPFSAAVPRQAAEKWGSDFSHHVVGNGPFLLDSWVPGQRVVLVKNPTYFDKANAAQIDRIEFSLGLSEQVALLRAQRGQVDVLGNGIPSAQFAAITSNPQYKAYVKSLVQVGTYYVFMNTQKAPFNNKLVREAVNAAIDKARMVQLVNGRGKATGQILPPGMPGYDPSIPAGTPNATKAKDLLKQAGYDASQTLTLITMADEPGPKLAQAVQQQLSAIGMKVDIKALPGAEYINTITTPGSTSIGISAWFQDYPDPSDFLDVLFEAAYIQPGGFNLANYKNPAVDQQLQALRGQPLKQALPGYQKAQKQILADYPWVPLYNTVQYNFINPRLTNTDLHPVWNYVYQDWKLK
- a CDS encoding ABC transporter permease codes for the protein MLTFLARRLAWSVVVLLFASLLTFFVGYKVPANPARMIAGPNATAETVRSISHQLGLDQPFTVQYGRFLSHAVRGDLGRSYKTEQLVLPTILQRFPYTLALALGGLAFEVLIGASIGLLAAGTRLRAVDGLASTFVLLTLAVPSFWLGIILLYIFGFKYPILPLGGAEAGPISLLLPALTLGLSGAGYYARMGRASLLEVMGEDYIRTARAKGVSPGRVMFKHAFRNALRPLITMTALDLGLLLGGALIIEQVFGWPGIGTLAWQAVQNIDLPMIMGTVLFSALCIVLANILVDLIYSWVDPRITI
- a CDS encoding ABC transporter permease → MPRPQLKSRGASSAAWRRFRRQRGALLGLLITAVLIIICIFAPWLAPHDPAVQYPNGLSELGAPLPPTHTFWFGTDALGRDLYSRLIFGTRTSLLVAVLSNLIATSIALVLGTLAGYFGGLADTLIMRVTDVLISFPVLLLAAFLAAVLRPGIGVIIGVIGGVGWFYLARVIRAELLSVRRREYVEAARALGASDTRIIFRHALPQILGQVMVYSTLNFSTTVLFVAALSYVGIGVQPPTPDWGNMISDGSQYLTVSPWLVIFPGIFLGLSVLSFNLLGDGLRDALDVKSGKKAT
- a CDS encoding proline iminopeptidase-family hydrolase; the encoded protein is MTGSEEANVQRISVDQRYTVYTRKVGHGPITLLLLHGGPGCTHEYFECFEQWLSPDEYTFYYYDQLGSYYSDQPDDASLWTVERFREEVEQVRAALGLEQFYLFGNSWGGMLGLEYALKYQQHLKGLIVSNMTASIASYLTYLGELRGRMAPEDVQTMLRHEEAGTLDHPEYTELLTQLYNQHICRVVPWPEPVQRMFGHLATPVYNTMQGANEFVVTGTFKDWDRWADLHRITVPTLLSVGRHDTMRPEDIEEMGRRMPNSRVSICEAGSHLSMWDDPQTYFDALKRFLADVEAGSFAVSLV
- a CDS encoding Lrp/AsnC family transcriptional regulator; this translates as MLPRQIAPDLDDIDRTLLELLQEDADQNHADMAARVGLSAAGVHKRLKRLRQEGYVRRLTAQLDRSRLGLDLLCFLKITFRSNLQPENLVDLQRAIRALPEVLECYTLTGSSDAILKVAVTDHIALRDFLSRLSLQQQVIERAETCIALEEFKEGGALPLRDPA
- a CDS encoding glutamine synthetase family protein; protein product: MSAPADLNAEGIRYLRVLWSDNANVIRARAVRTTQLPGTQVSISAGQLALPVMQDSVVPGAGLGPVGEAQLMPDWSTLRRLPYAPGEAQVLGDLWQDGQPWAHCPRTFLKRQIQQLGERGLSVQAAFENEFYLLRAGPDGYRPADTTVYAQTGSMNLHRAFIHALTDALEQQGLVPELYYPESGPGQQELSVRHTDALGSADQQVVFRETVRGVAQAHGYVACFLPKVFEASAGSGCHINLSLWRNGQNQTGDPGDPTGLSEEARHFIAGVLAHLPALCALTVPTPNSYRRLRPQAWAGAYRTWGYGNREAAVRVTRGRAGASRFELKTADATANPYLALGALLAAGLDGLTQQLPLPDEVTRDPGSLTPEQRLEQGIEPLPASLDAAMAALEQDGALQGALGAARAQAYLAVRRAEWTALKDLSLTDELALLAERY
- a CDS encoding amidohydrolase family protein; the protein is MLELEHLAFYDHHAHGLYHEPLWRTAPLEAYFTEAYDPHILQRFVPDTLFYRRSLRDLSELYGCDPNADALREVRAGVDYPALCRDLFQRANIQHLLLDDGFWPDRLWSVAQARERLPLPVQRVVRIESELELLLPHHDAPGTLLDALEQVLREAGRSAAGFKSIIAYRTGLAVEPPTPAALERGFRQDRERGGRVQDKALLDAALLRGLQVATDLGLPVQFHTGYGDPDLDMRLASPLHLRGVIETPAFRDLQVVLLHCYPYVREAGYLASVYRGVYLDLGLTIPYTSVSAMQTALHEALHLSPISKLLISTDAQRTPELYWLAARWARRTIGAVLSQTVALGDLTKAEADWAASRLLWDNAVELYRAPVAEEQASHTP
- a CDS encoding response regulator, producing MASSRTLHLLLVDDSEQDQLLVTSVLQQLKPAPAYRTVQTCEEALELLRKLSEVGEPLPDLLLLDLHLPRMNGPELLQCLKADPTFASMPVIVFSTSASARDIRQCYLERSAAYMVKPIEFTQLAEALECLVAFWGNPAVRLPSHVQRARPASTA